Proteins co-encoded in one Elusimicrobiota bacterium genomic window:
- a CDS encoding glycosyltransferase family 9 protein, whose protein sequence is MPNRILVIRLSSLGDVILTAPVYKNLKAHWPDCRISVLVKPAYAGIVAGMLGVDEVIPFTGLLGALRRISAGGFTHLLDLHANFRSWLIRQFCAVPQVSVYRKDALIRRLFVFLRLPFPALERHNVERYLAALADWGVPVRERWLSLGDYGGPAAASGTPSRTNVLILQSAFLGDSLLTLPLARDLKSILPDCRVTVLTLPRSGALFTDSPYVDEVVLDDKRGIHRGPRGTWRLAQDLRRRKFDLALIPHRSLRSALLARLAGIPRRIGSAASAGRWLLTDAVPFTWLMHDLERNLALLQPLKPDIRPRPDESVFVAKDDKATQTIGMRLREEGVAPEERLVGLHPGSVWATKRWLPERFAALARGLRAQGLRVVMVGGETDRELCGRIARDGDALDWSGRTDLMELKALMGRMALFVTNDSGPMHMATGMGVPTLAIFGPTTRELGFFPYGAGHRVVEKDLACRPCSLHGGKACPAGHFLCMRLITAEEVLAGALQMVRAAVAP, encoded by the coding sequence GTGCCCAATAGAATACTCGTCATCCGGCTCTCCTCTTTGGGCGACGTCATCCTGACCGCGCCGGTCTACAAGAACCTCAAGGCGCATTGGCCGGACTGCCGCATCTCGGTCCTGGTCAAGCCAGCCTACGCCGGCATCGTGGCCGGCATGCTCGGCGTCGACGAGGTCATCCCTTTCACCGGCCTTTTGGGCGCTCTGCGGCGCATCAGCGCCGGGGGCTTCACGCACCTGCTCGACCTGCACGCCAATTTCCGCTCCTGGCTCATCCGCCAGTTCTGCGCCGTACCCCAGGTCAGCGTCTACCGCAAGGACGCCCTGATCCGCCGCCTCTTCGTCTTCCTGCGCCTGCCCTTCCCCGCTTTGGAGCGCCACAACGTGGAGCGCTATCTCGCGGCCCTGGCGGACTGGGGCGTCCCGGTCCGGGAGCGCTGGCTCAGCCTGGGCGATTACGGCGGACCGGCCGCGGCTTCCGGCACCCCTTCCAGGACCAATGTCCTGATCCTGCAGAGCGCTTTTCTGGGCGACAGCCTCCTGACCTTGCCCCTGGCTCGCGACCTCAAGAGCATACTCCCCGACTGCCGCGTGACCGTCCTGACCTTGCCCAGGAGCGGGGCTCTGTTCACGGATTCCCCTTACGTCGACGAGGTCGTCCTCGACGACAAGCGCGGCATCCATCGCGGCCCGCGCGGGACCTGGCGCCTGGCCCAGGACCTGCGCCGCAGGAAGTTCGACCTGGCCTTGATCCCCCACCGCTCTTTGCGCAGCGCCCTCCTGGCGCGCCTGGCCGGAATCCCCCGCCGCATCGGCTCCGCCGCGAGCGCCGGTCGCTGGCTCCTCACGGACGCGGTGCCCTTCACCTGGCTGATGCACGACCTGGAGCGCAACCTGGCCCTGCTGCAGCCTCTGAAGCCCGACATCCGCCCCCGGCCGGACGAATCCGTGTTCGTGGCCAAAGACGACAAAGCGACCCAGACCATCGGCATGCGGCTGCGCGAGGAAGGGGTGGCGCCCGAGGAGCGCCTGGTGGGACTGCATCCCGGCTCGGTCTGGGCCACCAAACGCTGGCTGCCGGAACGCTTCGCCGCGCTGGCCCGCGGCCTGCGCGCGCAGGGCCTGCGCGTGGTCATGGTGGGAGGCGAGACCGACCGGGAGCTCTGCGGCCGCATCGCCCGGGACGGCGACGCCCTGGATTGGTCGGGGCGCACCGACCTCATGGAGCTCAAGGCGCTGATGGGGCGCATGGCCCTGTTCGTGACCAACGATTCCGGCCCCATGCACATGGCCACTGGCATGGGCGTGCCCACGCTCGCGATCTTCGGGCCCACCACCCGGGAGCTGGGCTTCTTCCCCTACGGGGCCGGGCATCGGGTCGTGGAGAAGGACCTGGCCTGCCGGCCCTGCAGCCTTCACGGCGGCAAGGCCTGCCCGGCCGGGCATTTCCTCTGCATGCGGCTCATCACGGCCGAGGAAGTCCTCGCCGGCGCCCTGCAGATGGTCCGCGCGGCGGTGGCGCCGTGA